One part of the Deltaproteobacteria bacterium genome encodes these proteins:
- a CDS encoding polysaccharide biosynthesis/export family protein — protein MVFGKWVAFFFTALLLASSPAWAADYTIGPGDQLGIEVWKDLALTRVVTVLPDGKISFPLIGELEAGGKTVAQLKKEIEQKIARYVPDSTTTVEVRQSNSLHIYVLGRINAPGRLILNANVNVLQALAIAGGPNTFANRTRIRIFRQEGGKTLSFPFNYNDVTAGKELQMNIELKRGDVIFVP, from the coding sequence ATGGTCTTTGGGAAATGGGTGGCATTCTTTTTTACGGCTCTGCTGTTGGCATCCTCCCCGGCGTGGGCGGCCGACTACACCATCGGTCCGGGGGACCAGCTCGGCATCGAGGTCTGGAAAGACCTCGCGCTGACCCGGGTGGTCACCGTGCTCCCGGACGGAAAGATCTCGTTTCCCCTGATCGGCGAGCTCGAGGCGGGCGGAAAGACGGTCGCGCAACTGAAAAAAGAAATCGAGCAGAAGATCGCCCGATACGTTCCGGACTCCACCACCACCGTGGAGGTCCGGCAGTCGAACAGCCTGCACATCTACGTGCTCGGCAGGATCAACGCGCCCGGCCGCTTGATCCTCAACGCCAACGTGAACGTCCTGCAGGCGCTGGCGATCGCCGGCGGCCCCAACACGTTCGCGAATCGGACCCGCATCCGGATCTTCCGCCAGGAGGGGGGGAAGACCCTCTCGTTCCCCTTCAACTACAACGACGTGACCGCGGGAAAAGAGCTGCAGATGAACATCGAGCTGAAGCGCGGGGACGTAATCTTTGTCCCGTAG